The window CCCCGTTGGCCTTACGGCCCAACGACGGCCTTGGCCTCGCGGTGAAGCTGGGTCCCTCGATGGCCCGGTCAATCCCGGACGCGAGGGAGCTGTGGTGGGGGACGGGACTCCCCTGGGCCCCCTGCAGGATGGCCGCAGGCTCGCTCAGCTTGGTGTAGGTGGAGCTTCGGGTAAGCGACCTGGCGGGGGAGGCGGAGGCCGACCGAGATGTCCCGTCCTGAGCCACCTCCATGTTCTGCAGCAACGTCTCCAGCTTGCGGTTCTGGATGTTGATGTCGATGAAGTACTTCTGGATGCCCTTGTCCTTCTCCACCAGGTTGTTCTTTACCGTGTCGATCACCTGCTTCAGCTGCTTGATCTCCTTCCTGGCCTCCTTCAGTGAGAGCTGAGCCTCCACCCGGTGGCATTCCTCCTCAATCCAGTCCTCCTGCATCCTGGACAGCTGTAGCTTCAGGTCTTCCACCTCGGTCGCCCTGTGGAAACACGATCCCCAATAGGTTAatttaattcttgattagtacgggtgtcagggtttatggggagaaggcaggagaatgaggttaggagggggagatggatcagccatgattgaatgacggagtagacttgatgggccaaatggcctaattctgcttctatcacttatggccttatgactaggaacactttttaccaaagcaaattaacctacaaaccagtacgtctttggaatataagaggaaactggagcacccagagaaaacccatgggacaCAGCCTCTCAGGGAGAgcatacatactctgtacagacagcacccatagtcaggaacctgcccgggtgtctggtgcttgAATGCAAAAGTTGGGATGTACAAGtcgttgatgagaccacacttggagtactgagtgtagttctggtcgccccgcTATACGAAGAAAGTTCttaatttggaaagggtgcaagagagattcaccagaatattACCAAGGCTTGTGGGctcgagttatagggagaggtatgaacagtattatctgatctgtttggacagcatgcaaacaaagcttctccctgtatctcggtacatgtgacaataataaacataaacctaaattgaccagccatgagtgagtgatgaCCTGCCCTTGGCTGTCCCCTGCACCACCCATCTCCATCCTCCCTTCTCCCACACACAACCCTACCTCTCATCCAGCTTTTCCTCCGTCTCCTTTAGCTTTGCTCTAAGGTGTCGGATGGACACCTCCTTCTGCTGCAGTGGGGTCAGGTACTGCTCAGGGGTCGGGGGCTTGATGCCATGGTTCTCGCTGCACGAGGAATACTTGCTGGAACGTCTGCAGAGGGAGTTCACAACCAAACGACTTAGAGAACGGGAGGCAGAATGGAGAAGTCATGCATAACACACACAATgtacaagttaaactcatctcatctgcctgcacgtcacccatctccctccattccctgcatacccttgGGCCAattgaaaagcctcttaaatgccactattttgtctacctccaccaccacccgacagtgcattccaggcaccagcACCTCTGGGTAAACAACTTGCCAGCACATctactttcaactttgcccctcacaccataaagctacaccctctagtatttgacatttccagcctgggatgaaagttctgaatgtctaccgttTCCAAAGATCGTTTCTCTATCTCAAGCAGAGAAGGAAGTAATTCCGGACCAACAAGTCGATGCTAGCTCCCTGGTCCTAATTTCCCCTCTaacccattctctccacattcctatcaactcccCGTCACCGAAACACTGGGGGAAActtacaacagccaattaacttatatcCTCATGACttcgggacgtgggaggaaaccaatgcaccTAGAGGgtatccatgcagtcacagggagaacgtgcaaactctgcacagtcagCATCCGGGTTCAGGAGTGAACCTGCAtcgttggagctgtgaggcaatgcCAAGTATTTTacagaagaaggttctcgacccaaaacatcgcctattccttcgttccttagatgctgcctcacccgctgagtttctccagcatttttgtctacctttcagaCATAGAAGTACTTCTGAATTGGACGCCTTATCTATGCATTGAAAGATTCCATTAAGGTTAACAGAGCAAGGGCCGGATAGATTATTTTACTCTCAAACAACCTCAATGAAAAGCAGAGTCATAGAATcgtacatcatggaaacaagcacttcggcccaactcatccatgttgaccaaaatgtcccatcaatTCTCGTGCCATTtgtctgcctttggcccatatttctctaaaccttttctatccatccagcagtccaaatgtctttcaactgctgttatagtacctgcctcaactacctcctctggcagctcattccatatacctaccccccgatgtgtgaaaaaggttgcccctcaggttcatattaaatcttcccaCCTCTCACAAACCCATTTCCTTTGGGttgtgattcccctaccctgggtaaaagactctgtgcattcaccctcatGATCTCCCTCAGcctctgctctccaaggaataaagccttagcctgctcaacctctccctatctcaGGCCCTCACATCCCAACAACATCCTCGgaaatgttctctgcactctttccatctgaGGAGCACCCTTCCTATAGCAATgttaccaaaactaaacacaatactccaagtgcagcctcaccaacatgttgtacaactgtaatataatgtcccaactcaatactctgactgacaaaagccgaagtgccaaaagcctttttgaccaccctatctacctgtgacgccactttcaaggaaacatatacctgcactcctagatccctttgttcTACACCACTccacagagccctaccattcaccgtgtaggtcATGCCCATGTTAGATTcccaaaaatgcaacatctcgcatttctctgtattaaattccatcaaccattccaccaGGCCAAGCGATGGGTGGGTGGGCGGCTGGGCTTGGTGGgcggatgggtggatggatgtgtGGGTGGGCTGTCATCTCCCTGGGTTACCTGGGTgtggggctgctgtcactccctttgTAGGAGCCggagttgctgctgctgctgagcgagGAGTTGGCGCAGGCTTCAAGCCGTCCGACCGGCGGGGAGGTCCGTCTGGGCCGCGTCAGCAGCGGCTGCATCTCCTGCCGCCCTGCACTCGGGCTCAGCGCCGACTTGAACAGGGAGGAGAAGCCAGTCCTTCCATGGAGGCCCCGACTGCATGCAGGGGAGAGAAGGCGTCAGAAGCTCAGTCAAACCCACTTGCCGTCCACACAGATCATCCAGTTTCTGCACGGACACCAAACCCAACCTAACCTCCACTCCGGTCTAGATCCTCAGCTCAGCTGATGTCcgtgtggactttgcacattctcccactggctgctccagtttccttccacaccccaaaaacATGAGGGTTTGCAatttaattagccctctgtaaattgcacttgATTtgtaggagtggatgagaaagtggggcaacatagaatgagtgtgaacAGCTGATCAACAGTCGGCGTGGACTCCGCAGGCCGCgtcatctcttgtgtctcctggaTGTAGGGAGGCTGGGCGGAATGTCAAGCTGTAGCTATTCTAGAGCAAGTTTCTTCtacatttccccccacagatgctgcctgacccaccgagttcctccagcaactgcgggtcagacagcatctctggagggaagtggacagtcAATATTTCAGTTCGGGACTCCACTTCAAACTGAAGACGGGTCATCtgaccattccctgcacagacgctgcctgacccgctgttccttca is drawn from Leucoraja erinacea ecotype New England chromosome 21, Leri_hhj_1, whole genome shotgun sequence and contains these coding sequences:
- the LOC129707338 gene encoding syntaphilin-like isoform X2, producing the protein MSGSGRRPPARRRSSKYSSCSENHGIKPPTPEQYLTPLQQKEVSIRHLRAKLKETEEKLDERATEVEDLKLQLSRMQEDWIEEECHRVEAQLSLKEARKEIKQLKQVIDTVKNNLVEKDKGIQKYFIDINIQNRKLETLLQNMEVAQDGTSRSASASPARSLTRSSTYTKLSEPAAILQGAQGSPVPHHSSLASGIDRAIEGPSFTARPRPSLGRKANGGGSQAGTPRVNIRDQSVQTDHLPHSPESETATEKVLGSGASSPSGVGPEGEPPGSFLDLQTRLMLSSDPDEGSMDGRSIAEMLSETTSQGEAEDASDQLSHWSRYYMVDLLAVIVPALPTLAWIIHTQRGRSQPLYNLGVLLRSCCVIALHSLRRLNTNASSPHFPDLPS
- the LOC129707338 gene encoding syntaphilin-like isoform X1; the encoded protein is MSGSGRRPPARSRGLHGRTGFSSLFKSALSPSAGRQEMQPLLTRPRRTSPPVGRLEACANSSLSSSSNSGSYKGSDSSPTPRRSSKYSSCSENHGIKPPTPEQYLTPLQQKEVSIRHLRAKLKETEEKLDERATEVEDLKLQLSRMQEDWIEEECHRVEAQLSLKEARKEIKQLKQVIDTVKNNLVEKDKGIQKYFIDINIQNRKLETLLQNMEVAQDGTSRSASASPARSLTRSSTYTKLSEPAAILQGAQGSPVPHHSSLASGIDRAIEGPSFTARPRPSLGRKANGGGSQAGTPRVNIRDQSVQTDHLPHSPESETATEKVLGSGASSPSGVGPEGEPPGSFLDLQTRLMLSSDPDEGSMDGRSIAEMLSETTSQGEAEDASDQLSHWSRYYMVDLLAVIVPALPTLAWIIHTQRGRSQPLYNLGVLLRSCCVIALHSLRRLNTNASSPHFPDLPS